The following are encoded together in the Adhaeribacter arboris genome:
- a CDS encoding DUF4345 domain-containing protein, which translates to MQTQKIFKMATQAFIGLSAVSLLSVSVLAFYNPQSVMDLVAVKLTNNDAFSSIRGVYGGVGFTLFISLIYLLRTDVNKGLAFLALLWGFYAFSRLITIFAEGSLGAFGKQWLVTETLFFTLAMVLLWKNKNLVVLKTTK; encoded by the coding sequence ATGCAAACGCAAAAAATTTTTAAAATGGCCACTCAGGCTTTTATTGGCTTATCGGCCGTAAGTCTTTTATCCGTAAGTGTACTGGCTTTTTACAACCCGCAGAGCGTCATGGATTTAGTAGCCGTTAAACTAACCAATAACGATGCCTTCAGTTCTATCCGGGGGGTGTACGGGGGCGTGGGTTTTACTTTATTTATTAGTTTAATTTACCTGCTACGTACGGATGTAAACAAAGGATTAGCTTTTTTAGCTTTATTGTGGGGCTTTTATGCTTTCTCCCGCCTGATTACCATTTTTGCCGAAGGTTCTTTAGGCGCCTTCGGAAAGCAATGGCTCGTAACGGAAACATTATTTTTTACCCTTGCAATGGTACTTTTATGGAAAAATAAGAATTTGGTTGTACTTAAAACAACGAAATAA
- a CDS encoding Crp/Fnr family transcriptional regulator, producing the protein MPEAILELKKLMHAIHPLTEPEWEEFAGLWKPFSARRKEVLTRAGETEKYLYFVIEGVQRVYYFDEQNREATLVFTYAPSFGGVLDALLLQQPSRYFYETLTPSAFLRAPIHELLPVISSKPNLAFIIRQGLAQALSGVLERLVELQCYSSEEKFRQLLKRSPHILQLVPHKYLANYLGIEATNFSKLINKVRI; encoded by the coding sequence ATGCCGGAGGCAATTCTTGAATTAAAAAAGTTAATGCATGCTATCCATCCGCTTACCGAACCAGAGTGGGAGGAATTTGCCGGGTTATGGAAACCTTTTTCGGCACGGCGCAAAGAAGTGCTCACGCGGGCCGGCGAAACCGAAAAGTACTTGTATTTTGTAATAGAAGGCGTTCAGCGGGTGTATTACTTCGATGAGCAGAACCGGGAAGCTACCTTGGTTTTTACCTATGCTCCTTCGTTCGGGGGAGTTCTGGACGCCTTATTGCTGCAACAACCCTCGCGTTATTTTTACGAAACGCTTACGCCCTCGGCTTTTCTCCGGGCTCCCATTCACGAATTGCTGCCGGTTATTTCTTCAAAACCTAATTTGGCCTTTATAATCCGGCAAGGTCTGGCGCAAGCGCTTTCGGGAGTTCTGGAAAGGTTAGTAGAGTTGCAATGCTATTCTTCCGAAGAAAAATTCCGGCAATTATTAAAGCGAAGTCCGCACATCCTACAACTGGTGCCGCATAAATATTTAGCGAATTATTTGGGTATCGAGGCCACCAACTTCAGTAAACTCATCAACAAAGTACGAATCTGA
- a CDS encoding protein phosphatase 2C domain-containing protein, which yields MRALAFSVCLTSLLVGASLAFALPINVPGKAQTEKKLLSIAAFNSSYINNKKNDSTSILKKSVEKGRKPEKYSSEKARKLLFRVEPITKPTNLPAEDSAYLLVPVLSSRQNKPVVWKLRLIYPDSSGRKARDYRLILDSPENLVTEAFNVSDSSTSYGAYLRVIDDKDKAVPVTLTNATKVSIPAPNVSGLKPIPNNSSSIWQTFLFWGSGLAGIFCLLWATSRFLVFTVSVKPDNTVSAITEKNRNLDATIIPASFQGEEKQIQEDIQLPTDIGAPEENLSSPAIEPDEVSTPLIGRYFSTEILLTAGPRKKYMSDPDADKDLGEDACGMVANHQQLLLWVLDGTSDQYCLHNPVDRREYFSSRLLAQGISNQLRLAFDQVATTSLDVLLLQAVQAVKSDWLRQIQALPSDEQAVLRANIEQKNIPECATTLLISTLSVKGDLTAYRSGDCKMVLYTTQSNRKLKIINTPLSSKNDNSNDRLFFRLVLNPRGELDIQHNTPKYEIIKQANVPSLIAFTDGIGLESEALLNKPGAKSFAALREEIVYHLQGTADDKAICFIQIKSGKE from the coding sequence ATGCGCGCCCTTGCCTTTTCGGTTTGTCTCACTAGTCTCCTGGTAGGTGCTTCGTTAGCGTTTGCCTTACCAATCAATGTTCCGGGTAAAGCGCAAACCGAAAAAAAATTACTTTCTATCGCCGCATTTAATTCGTCCTACATTAATAATAAGAAAAACGACTCAACCTCCATCCTTAAAAAATCCGTTGAAAAAGGACGAAAACCAGAAAAATATTCTTCGGAAAAGGCAAGAAAGTTGTTGTTCCGGGTGGAGCCCATAACCAAACCTACAAACTTACCGGCAGAAGATTCCGCTTACTTGCTAGTACCGGTCCTTTCCTCTCGGCAGAATAAGCCTGTAGTTTGGAAACTTCGCCTGATTTACCCCGATAGCTCGGGTAGGAAAGCCCGCGACTACCGTTTAATTCTGGATTCTCCCGAAAACTTGGTAACGGAAGCATTCAACGTCAGCGATAGTTCGACTTCGTACGGGGCTTATTTGCGGGTAATTGATGATAAAGATAAAGCGGTTCCGGTTACATTAACTAATGCCACCAAGGTTAGTATTCCTGCTCCGAATGTTTCGGGTTTAAAACCCATACCTAACAACAGCAGCTCTATTTGGCAAACATTCTTATTTTGGGGCAGCGGTTTAGCCGGTATATTCTGTTTATTGTGGGCTACGAGCCGGTTCCTGGTTTTTACCGTGAGTGTCAAGCCCGATAATACTGTTTCTGCCATTACCGAAAAAAACCGCAACTTAGATGCTACCATTATTCCGGCTTCATTCCAAGGAGAAGAGAAGCAAATTCAGGAGGATATCCAATTGCCGACGGATATAGGAGCGCCGGAAGAAAATTTATCTTCCCCGGCAATAGAACCGGATGAGGTAAGTACTCCTCTAATAGGCCGGTATTTTTCTACGGAAATTTTACTAACGGCGGGTCCCCGGAAGAAATACATGAGCGACCCGGATGCGGATAAAGACTTAGGCGAAGATGCTTGTGGAATGGTGGCCAACCACCAGCAATTGTTACTCTGGGTACTCGATGGCACTTCGGATCAGTATTGTTTGCATAACCCGGTAGATAGGCGGGAGTATTTTTCGAGTAGATTATTGGCGCAGGGAATATCTAATCAGCTACGCCTGGCATTTGACCAAGTGGCTACTACTTCGCTCGATGTCCTGCTCCTGCAAGCCGTTCAAGCCGTTAAAAGTGATTGGTTGCGGCAAATTCAAGCTTTACCCTCCGACGAGCAAGCCGTACTGCGAGCCAACATTGAACAAAAGAATATTCCGGAATGTGCCACCACGCTGTTAATTAGTACGCTTTCAGTTAAAGGCGACCTTACGGCGTATCGCTCCGGCGATTGCAAAATGGTGCTGTATACTACCCAATCCAACCGCAAGCTTAAAATTATAAACACCCCTTTATCGAGCAAAAACGACAACAGCAACGACCGATTATTTTTTCGGTTGGTGCTTAACCCGCGCGGAGAATTGGATATTCAGCATAATACGCCAAAGTACGAAATTATAAAACAAGCCAATGTGCCATCCCTAATTGCCTTTACCGACGGAATTGGACTAGAATCCGAAGCTCTCCTGAATAAACCTGGCGCTAAATCTTTTGCTGCCTTAAGAGAAGAAATAGTGTATCATTTACAGGGCACCGCCGATGATAAGGCTATTTGTTTTATTCAAATAAAATCTGGAAAAGAATAA
- a CDS encoding vWA domain-containing protein, protein MAKIRKWVCLTDDAHVFDEPTEDGYCHIGMAYHGILEERIIGDPGPFPPPPPPPPPPPSNEVGLCVFLMDASSSMTDQAFPGTKPTKMDLIATSAASGIFDLERMQNNPNAYVAAFKFDDRVELMFVDTVANLLQRFNKDVKKFANYLYEELYGMQGGTDINRALQQAYSFVDKFLKKQLPDFKVHDYTPMRQIILDSNGNSLSIANVRVLIYTDGMQYDAAKNKILQDNPFKVNPLAGLNHDIVIGAFFGKETDEGCQELQSLLSPCPIHDELQFFLLDNPARINILKNLFRMASGASGFCPRCLEKQLTRKII, encoded by the coding sequence ATGGCCAAAATTAGAAAATGGGTCTGCCTCACCGACGATGCGCACGTTTTTGATGAGCCGACCGAAGATGGTTACTGCCACATAGGCATGGCTTACCACGGCATTTTAGAAGAAAGAATAATAGGAGATCCGGGACCGTTTCCACCCCCGCCGCCACCTCCTCCACCCCCGCCCAGCAACGAAGTAGGCTTGTGCGTTTTTTTAATGGATGCTTCTTCGTCGATGACGGACCAGGCTTTTCCGGGAACCAAGCCTACCAAAATGGATTTAATTGCCACCAGTGCGGCCAGTGGTATTTTTGATTTAGAACGCATGCAGAACAACCCGAACGCCTACGTAGCCGCTTTTAAATTTGATGACCGGGTAGAATTGATGTTTGTGGATACGGTAGCCAATTTGCTGCAGCGGTTTAATAAAGACGTGAAAAAATTTGCGAATTACTTGTACGAGGAGCTGTATGGGATGCAGGGCGGCACCGATATTAATCGGGCCTTGCAGCAGGCGTATTCTTTCGTGGATAAGTTTTTAAAAAAGCAATTACCCGATTTTAAAGTCCACGATTATACGCCCATGCGCCAGATTATTCTGGATAGCAATGGTAATTCCTTATCTATCGCCAACGTTCGGGTTTTGATTTATACCGATGGCATGCAGTACGACGCAGCTAAAAATAAAATATTGCAAGATAATCCTTTTAAAGTAAATCCGCTCGCCGGTTTGAACCACGACATTGTTATTGGGGCATTTTTCGGGAAAGAAACCGACGAAGGTTGTCAGGAATTACAAAGTTTGCTGAGTCCTTGCCCCATTCACGATGAGCTGCAATTTTTCTTACTCGATAATCCCGCCCGGATAAACATCTTAAAAAATTTGTTTCGGATGGCTTCCGGTGCTTCCGGTTTTTGTCCCCGCTGCCTCGAAAAACAATTAACTCGTAAAATTATTTAA
- a CDS encoding DinB family protein → MAVVNKNQLLDFLENRVEGHLQEAIRVFQNERAEILLQPAPDGGWSIAQCLEHLNGYGKFYLPQINKGLNQANRSSNSEIFKGSWLGTYFTRMMEPTTGTKKYKAFKNHIPAPDLDAPAVVAEFIHQQEELIVYLKQARQENVDAIKIPLSISKWVKLKLGDVFQFLIAHNERHLLQAKRNLKNLEVADKS, encoded by the coding sequence ATGGCAGTGGTAAACAAAAATCAGTTGTTAGATTTTCTGGAAAACCGGGTAGAAGGTCACCTTCAGGAAGCAATAAGAGTTTTTCAGAACGAGCGGGCGGAAATTCTCCTGCAACCGGCTCCTGATGGGGGCTGGAGCATAGCGCAATGTTTAGAGCATTTAAATGGCTACGGCAAATTTTACCTGCCCCAAATAAATAAAGGGTTAAACCAGGCAAACCGCTCCTCGAATTCAGAAATTTTTAAAGGCTCTTGGTTGGGTACTTATTTTACCCGGATGATGGAGCCGACTACGGGCACCAAAAAATACAAAGCTTTTAAAAACCACATCCCCGCCCCGGACTTAGATGCGCCCGCCGTAGTAGCCGAATTTATTCACCAGCAAGAAGAATTAATTGTTTACCTGAAACAAGCCCGTCAGGAAAATGTAGATGCCATTAAAATTCCGCTTTCTATCTCTAAATGGGTAAAACTAAAGCTAGGCGATGTGTTTCAGTTTTTAATTGCTCATAACGAAAGACACCTATTGCAAGCTAAACGAAATTTAAAAAACCTGGAAGTAGCAGATAAATCATGA
- a CDS encoding choice-of-anchor tandem repeat GloVer-containing protein, which translates to MRHLKANTDGSAPKGSLVQASARNLYGLASSGGANNASTISRIFTAGSFKVLRHFNLNTDGGTPLGSLLVHKVSPLLAKYAKKRTEEVLL; encoded by the coding sequence ATCCGGCATTTAAAAGCCAACACCGATGGCAGTGCTCCCAAAGGCAGTTTAGTGCAAGCCAGCGCCAGAAATTTATACGGACTTGCCAGTAGTGGTGGTGCCAATAACGCCAGCACTATTTCCCGGATTTTCACCGCGGGTTCTTTTAAAGTGTTACGGCACTTTAATTTAAATACCGATGGCGGTACTCCTCTGGGTAGTTTACTCGTGCATAAAGTTAGTCCTCTACTCGCAAAATACGCCAAAAAGAGAACGGAAGAAGTACTACTTTAG
- a CDS encoding polysaccharide lyase: MKIKLLLSIFLLSLFTTACETEESVQPDALAKSEVAFSSASNVTSVDSDRNNLMVEERFESSLGDIFNKQVYTSHGFSLSSSVARSGSKAARFELRNADNKVRSEILLPAETSSNRWYGYSLYLPSSYWQNSMNADTWDIITQWHATDDSGEPARFPPIALVVSKGRLNVVMYWATRANNTNSTISGKKVFDLGPVIKDKWLDFVFHINYSHQSDGILDIWMNGTKVIDFKGPNTYNDDYYPYFKIGIYKREWGSISKRALFVDDIRTATGNATYSDVAPDGSSTENPPTEEPDTEPETDPGSASGQKVESFTLINADNDREIKTIVNGETLDLATLPTKNLNIRANTNATVGSIYFNLTGAKTFSKVEGGAPYSLFGDTNGNYAPWLPAVGTYSLQGTPYTGAKRTGDAGTPLTVNFTVISGSGSGNPPVENPDTKPDTDPDPDPGSGSEIKVQSYTLINADTDREIKTLVNGETLSLSNLPTKNLNILANTSSGVVSLKLDLTGRWTLSKTESGPYTLFGDEKNSNGTVNYGGVVLPVGNYTLKGTPYSASRGTGEAGSALTINFTIAP; encoded by the coding sequence ATGAAAATTAAACTACTCTTATCCATTTTCTTACTGTCTTTATTTACTACGGCCTGTGAGACGGAAGAATCAGTTCAGCCAGATGCTTTAGCTAAATCAGAAGTTGCATTTTCTAGCGCGAGTAATGTTACCTCCGTGGATTCGGACCGAAATAATCTTATGGTAGAAGAGCGGTTTGAATCTTCTTTAGGCGATATATTTAATAAACAAGTGTATACCTCTCATGGCTTTTCTTTATCCAGCTCGGTAGCGCGCTCCGGCTCCAAAGCAGCCCGTTTTGAATTAAGAAATGCCGATAATAAAGTACGTTCCGAGATATTATTGCCGGCGGAAACATCCAGCAATCGCTGGTACGGTTACAGTTTGTATTTGCCAAGTAGTTACTGGCAAAACAGTATGAACGCAGATACCTGGGATATTATTACCCAGTGGCATGCTACCGACGATTCTGGTGAACCTGCCCGTTTTCCGCCCATTGCCTTGGTAGTTAGCAAAGGCCGGTTAAACGTGGTGATGTATTGGGCTACCCGCGCGAATAATACTAATTCTACCATTAGCGGTAAAAAAGTATTTGATTTAGGCCCGGTAATTAAAGATAAGTGGCTTGATTTTGTATTTCATATAAATTATTCCCATCAGTCAGATGGTATTTTAGATATTTGGATGAATGGTACGAAAGTAATAGACTTTAAAGGTCCTAATACTTACAATGATGATTATTATCCTTATTTTAAAATAGGTATTTACAAAAGAGAGTGGGGTAGTATCTCTAAACGGGCTCTTTTTGTAGATGATATTCGTACCGCAACGGGTAATGCTACGTACAGCGATGTGGCTCCTGACGGTTCCAGTACCGAAAACCCACCAACCGAGGAACCAGATACCGAACCAGAAACGGATCCGGGATCAGCAAGCGGTCAGAAAGTAGAAAGCTTTACTCTGATTAATGCTGATAATGACCGGGAAATTAAGACGATTGTTAACGGGGAAACTCTCGATTTAGCTACTTTGCCTACCAAAAACCTGAACATTCGGGCTAACACCAATGCCACTGTTGGCAGTATATATTTCAATCTTACGGGCGCTAAAACCTTCAGCAAAGTAGAGGGGGGGGCTCCTTACTCTTTATTCGGCGATACCAATGGAAATTATGCTCCTTGGCTACCTGCGGTAGGCACCTATTCTTTGCAAGGAACCCCTTACACCGGGGCTAAACGCACCGGTGACGCTGGTACCCCTTTAACGGTTAATTTTACGGTAATTTCCGGTTCTGGCTCCGGTAACCCTCCCGTGGAGAATCCGGATACTAAACCCGACACTGATCCGGACCCAGATCCAGGATCCGGAAGCGAAATAAAGGTTCAAAGCTATACGCTGATTAATGCCGATACTGATCGGGAAATTAAGACACTCGTTAACGGCGAAACGTTGAGTTTATCTAATTTACCCACCAAAAACCTGAACATCCTGGCAAATACTAGTTCCGGCGTAGTCAGTTTAAAACTAGATTTAACCGGCAGATGGACCTTGTCTAAAACAGAATCTGGTCCTTATACTTTATTCGGCGACGAGAAAAACAGTAATGGTACCGTCAACTACGGCGGTGTGGTACTGCCAGTTGGTAATTATACCTTAAAAGGTACTCCTTACTCCGCGAGCAGGGGGACAGGTGAGGCTGGTAGTGCTTTAACCATTAATTTTACCATAGCTCCATAA
- a CDS encoding polysaccharide lyase: protein MKTKLLLSISLLSLFTAACETEELVQPETVAKSEVELTGASNVTSVDSYRSNLMVEQRFESSVMSPFNKQVYTSHGFAISGATARTGSKSVRLELRKADNKLRSEILLPAETSSNRWYGFSMNLPSGYWQNSMNSDTWDIIAQWHAMEDRGEPARFPPIALVVSKGRLNVVMYWATRASNTNSSISGKKVFDLGPVIKDKWLDFVFHINFSHQSDGVMEVWLNGTKVVSFRGPNSYNDNEYPYFKTGIYKREWGSISKRALFIDDIRTATGSASYKDVAPSGSGSSNPNPPVEEEEDGGTSGQKLTSFTLINADTDRDIMTISNGATIDLSNLGTRNLNVRANTYPAAVGSVGFALTGAHSLTTAQTGKPYALFGDSGGNYNTWQAVTGSYTLKGTPYTGANKSGTAGTPLSVSFKIVE, encoded by the coding sequence ATGAAAACTAAACTACTCTTGTCAATTTCCTTACTGTCCTTGTTTACAGCAGCCTGTGAGACGGAAGAATTAGTTCAGCCAGAAACCGTGGCTAAATCAGAAGTAGAATTAACCGGTGCCAGCAATGTTACTTCTGTAGACTCTTACAGGAGCAATCTTATGGTAGAACAACGGTTTGAATCTTCTGTCATGAGCCCTTTTAATAAACAAGTATATACTTCGCATGGCTTTGCCATTTCGGGTGCGACTGCCCGTACAGGCTCTAAATCCGTGCGTTTGGAATTAAGAAAAGCTGATAATAAATTACGTTCCGAGATATTATTACCGGCGGAAACATCCAGTAATCGTTGGTATGGCTTTAGTATGAACTTGCCAAGTGGTTATTGGCAAAACAGCATGAATTCTGATACTTGGGATATTATTGCCCAGTGGCACGCCATGGAAGACAGAGGAGAACCAGCTCGTTTTCCCCCCATCGCTTTAGTAGTTAGCAAAGGCCGGTTAAATGTGGTGATGTATTGGGCTACTCGTGCTTCTAATACAAATTCTTCTATCAGCGGCAAGAAAGTATTTGATTTAGGCCCGGTAATTAAAGATAAGTGGCTTGATTTTGTGTTCCACATAAATTTTTCTCATCAATCAGATGGGGTAATGGAAGTTTGGTTAAACGGTACTAAAGTGGTTAGCTTCCGGGGCCCAAATAGTTACAATGATAATGAATATCCGTATTTCAAAACGGGTATTTACAAAAGAGAGTGGGGTAGCATCAGCAAGCGAGCTCTATTTATAGATGATATTCGTACGGCAACCGGCAGCGCTTCCTATAAAGATGTTGCTCCTTCCGGTTCTGGCTCCAGTAATCCTAACCCTCCAGTAGAAGAAGAGGAAGATGGCGGTACTTCTGGTCAAAAATTAACAAGTTTTACCTTAATTAATGCGGATACGGATCGGGACATCATGACCATTTCAAATGGCGCTACCATTGATTTATCGAACCTAGGAACCCGTAACCTGAATGTCCGCGCGAATACCTACCCTGCGGCCGTTGGTAGTGTCGGCTTTGCCTTAACTGGAGCACATAGTCTAACAACTGCGCAAACGGGCAAGCCTTACGCTTTGTTCGGCGACTCAGGAGGAAACTATAATACATGGCAGGCAGTAACGGGTAGCTACACATTAAAGGGAACCCCCTATACCGGAGCAAACAAGTCAGGTACGGCCGGTACACCATTGTCGGTTAGCTTTAAAATAGTAGAATAA
- a CDS encoding contractile injection system tape measure protein: MQTIAINKEIFEFTCSQEEIAKRVRQEFVNYVAPQLHELVSKIITEQLQGQNSLRIDKIEIDLGDVCWPEFGEAEMLQKFEQDFTQQIARFQNQPVSDLALANAAKNAVQSELDRERPHQAFDSEKLNYYYSTNPTSVSPSGFSHSLTSIWVDDWELVQTFLTKGILPWWAEQVKPTEIDKAIQRLINYQPQLFHNFLSQQQPDAGVWQRLATHVKPATQTLLQELFAAHEQPVPVPIFKKSQVQKAGFPIPILNFTKEQLTKLKTFFQRLPFVSTDTRKARSLRKIMQLNGLNWIQQAALFDWLPEAEFKTIQLYFRPENRTENWVDRPNVEAALRLLTPVQMEFLLNPAISTDISTYYESKELFNQTPSLNDPEPESYPNPELPQNEDNSHLPAEVVKNTFPTSEEGNPNNLSPVPDKSTPDSPLMDNAPDPRTKNLDAFSTKNEPNSTLNIKEHGFSNQTQETIRQKMNIVPDWEISLKTAVKSKAIVKRLLLYQPLAELKNGNNFRVLAQEKAAFQKEVAGEELAILAAEKEEEKANFDQLIRKFYPAKSATPFAENQAAEKSQHIISVLQNLSLSSQVISRWLQQLSLPELQQLQATVTKTIVPTRERGKLIQHLINHPYLLQYNLVSVLASISTAYTSVVNVTGKSTTDFTGNSAISAEKEPFTLDAAAPAPPFRNYTGEKDPENQLDVLHRQLVQVVNNLSRKEAVIMQHILSKAAWQTQSEKSSLQRFMAKLPTESLLFLRALTDLPEAELQQLTTNTPALSHFSPPSKEQEHQTESPEETTGKIYVENAGLCLLAPYLPSVFNRLHYLEKQQFKNSYVATRALQVTQYLVTGKRRNPEYVLAFNKLLCNVKSDVALSGGIQLTKKEISEANDLLESLIEHWQALKSTSPQGFRESFLQRKGILTESSTRWTLQVERKGHDLLLNTIPWGFTLIRLPWMKKALQVEW; this comes from the coding sequence ATGCAAACCATAGCTATCAATAAGGAAATTTTTGAATTTACCTGCTCCCAGGAGGAGATAGCAAAGCGCGTGCGCCAGGAATTTGTAAATTACGTAGCCCCGCAACTACACGAATTAGTTTCTAAAATTATTACCGAACAGCTTCAAGGGCAAAATAGCCTGCGAATTGATAAAATTGAAATTGATTTAGGCGATGTATGCTGGCCGGAGTTTGGCGAAGCAGAAATGCTGCAGAAATTTGAACAAGATTTTACCCAGCAAATTGCTCGTTTCCAGAATCAACCGGTTAGTGATCTTGCTTTGGCAAATGCAGCTAAAAATGCCGTGCAAAGCGAATTAGATAGGGAGCGTCCGCACCAGGCTTTTGATTCCGAAAAGTTAAACTATTATTATTCAACAAATCCAACTAGCGTTTCTCCGTCAGGATTTAGCCATTCTTTAACTAGTATTTGGGTTGATGATTGGGAATTGGTGCAAACTTTTTTAACTAAAGGTATTTTGCCTTGGTGGGCCGAACAAGTAAAGCCAACCGAAATCGATAAAGCAATACAGCGTTTAATTAATTATCAGCCGCAACTTTTTCACAACTTCTTGAGCCAACAACAACCTGATGCCGGGGTGTGGCAGCGGCTGGCCACGCACGTAAAACCTGCTACGCAAACTTTGTTGCAAGAGCTTTTTGCGGCCCACGAGCAGCCGGTACCCGTTCCGATTTTTAAGAAAAGCCAGGTACAAAAAGCCGGTTTTCCTATTCCTATTTTAAACTTTACCAAAGAGCAACTTACAAAACTAAAAACTTTTTTTCAGCGCCTTCCTTTTGTTTCGACGGATACCCGAAAAGCCCGGTCCCTGCGGAAAATAATGCAGTTAAACGGATTAAACTGGATTCAACAGGCCGCTCTTTTTGATTGGCTACCCGAAGCCGAGTTTAAAACAATACAACTGTATTTCCGTCCGGAAAATCGAACAGAGAATTGGGTGGATAGACCAAACGTAGAAGCTGCCCTCCGGTTGCTTACTCCGGTGCAAATGGAATTCTTATTGAATCCTGCTATCTCCACAGATATTTCTACTTATTACGAGTCTAAAGAATTATTTAACCAAACACCGTCCCTAAACGATCCGGAACCGGAAAGTTACCCCAACCCGGAGCTGCCTCAAAACGAAGATAATTCCCATTTACCTGCCGAGGTGGTAAAAAATACCTTTCCCACCTCAGAGGAGGGCAACCCTAATAATCTTTCGCCGGTTCCGGATAAATCCACGCCGGATTCACCGCTTATGGATAATGCTCCTGATCCGCGGACGAAAAATCTTGATGCATTTTCTACTAAAAATGAACCGAATAGCACTCTAAATATTAAGGAGCATGGGTTTAGTAACCAAACGCAAGAGACTATCCGCCAAAAAATGAATATTGTTCCTGACTGGGAGATAAGCCTAAAAACAGCAGTAAAAAGTAAAGCTATTGTTAAAAGATTACTTTTATATCAACCTTTAGCGGAGCTAAAAAACGGAAATAATTTTCGAGTACTAGCCCAGGAAAAAGCCGCTTTTCAAAAGGAGGTGGCAGGTGAAGAATTAGCAATACTAGCGGCAGAGAAAGAAGAAGAGAAAGCAAATTTTGACCAACTAATCAGGAAATTTTACCCAGCGAAAAGCGCTACACCCTTTGCGGAAAACCAGGCGGCGGAAAAAAGTCAGCACATCATTTCCGTTCTTCAAAATCTATCGCTTTCCAGCCAGGTAATTTCCAGATGGTTGCAACAGCTATCCCTGCCGGAATTACAACAGCTACAAGCAACAGTTACTAAAACCATTGTGCCCACGCGGGAGCGTGGTAAGTTAATACAACACCTGATTAACCATCCTTATTTACTGCAATATAATTTAGTAAGCGTTTTAGCTAGTATTTCAACTGCCTATACTTCTGTCGTTAATGTAACCGGGAAGTCAACCACGGATTTTACCGGAAATTCCGCAATTTCTGCTGAGAAAGAACCTTTTACGCTAGATGCAGCAGCGCCTGCTCCGCCATTTCGAAATTACACTGGGGAAAAAGACCCAGAGAACCAGCTAGATGTACTACACAGGCAATTAGTACAAGTAGTAAATAATTTATCCCGGAAAGAAGCGGTTATTATGCAGCATATTCTCTCGAAAGCGGCCTGGCAGACGCAAAGTGAAAAAAGCAGTTTGCAGCGGTTTATGGCAAAATTGCCCACGGAAAGTTTACTTTTCTTACGCGCGTTAACCGATCTGCCCGAAGCCGAACTCCAACAATTAACAACTAATACACCTGCATTATCCCATTTTTCGCCCCCGAGTAAAGAACAGGAACACCAAACGGAATCGCCGGAAGAAACAACAGGTAAAATTTACGTAGAAAATGCGGGTTTGTGTTTGCTCGCCCCCTATCTGCCGAGCGTATTTAACCGATTACATTACCTAGAAAAACAGCAATTTAAAAATAGTTATGTGGCTACCCGGGCATTGCAGGTCACGCAGTATTTAGTTACGGGTAAACGCCGAAATCCGGAATATGTATTAGCCTTTAATAAACTATTATGCAATGTTAAATCAGATGTTGCGCTATCCGGGGGCATTCAATTAACTAAAAAAGAAATTTCGGAAGCCAATGACCTGCTGGAGTCTCTTATTGAGCATTGGCAAGCTTTAAAAAGTACTTCGCCGCAGGGTTTCCGGGAATCTTTTTTGCAGCGGAAAGGAATTTTGACCGAAAGCAGTACGCGCTGGACTTTGCAGGTAGAAAGAAAAGGCCACGATTTGTTATTAAATACAATCCCGTGGGGCTTTACCCTGATACGATTACCCTGGATGAAAAAAGCGCTGCAAGTAGAATGGTAG